From Argopecten irradians isolate NY chromosome 2, Ai_NY, whole genome shotgun sequence, the proteins below share one genomic window:
- the LOC138316878 gene encoding uncharacterized protein, whose amino-acid sequence MKFLCIAVYFLVTTVAGNVLVGRAVHDIEKFGIQRQKYGGKGTSGIEQVGRALRDIERLDIPPSGIEHVGRAVRDIERLDIPPLGIEQVGRAVRDIERLDIPPLGIEQVGRAVRDIERLDIPQSGIEQVGRAVRDLERLERPREKVHQG is encoded by the exons ATGAAGTTCCTTTGTATTGCTGTGTACTTTCTGGTAACTACGGTAGCAGGAAATGTCCTG GTTGGCAGAGCAGTACATGATATAGAAAAGTTCGGTatacaaagacaaaaatatGGAGGAAAAGGTACAAGTGGGATAGAACAGGTTGGCAGGGCACTGCGTGATATAGAAAGGCTCGACATACCTCCAAGTGGGATAGAACATGTCGGCAGGGCAGTGCGTGATATAGAAAGGCTCGACATACCTCCACTTGGGATAGAACAGGTTGGCAGGGCAGTGCGTGATATAGAAAGGCTCGACATACCTCCACTTGGGATAGAACAAGTTGGCAGGGCAGTGCGTGATATAGAAAGGCTCGACATACCTCAAAGTGGGATAGAACAGGTTGGCAGGGCAGTGCGTGATCTAGAAAGGCTCGAAAGACCAAGAGAAAAGGTCCACCAGGGATAA